The nucleotide window ATCCTGATGTTGATCGATTAGCATTAATATCTGAAGATGGTTCAATGTTTGGTGAAGAATATACTTTAGTGGCTTGTGCTGACTATGTATTAGGAAAAAACAAAGGGGGTAATACAGTTTCAAACCTGTCTTCTTCTAGAGCTTTAAGAGATGTCACTGAGAAACACGGAGGAACTTACACCGCTAGTGCAGTAGGTGAGGTAAATGTAGTAAAGAAAATGAAAGAAACTAATACTGTTATTGGTGGAGAAGGGAATGGTGGTATTATTTATCCAGATTCACATTATGGACGTGATTCTTTAGTTGGTGTAGCTTTATTTTTATCTCATTTAGCTAATAAAAAAGTATCGTGTAAAGAGCTAAGAGATAGCTATCCTAGTTATTTTATGAGTAAAAATAAAATACAATTAACTCCAAAAATTAATGTAGATGATATTTTAACAAAAATGGCTTCTAAATATAAAGATGAAGAGGTTAACACAATAGATGGAGTTAAAATAGATTTTGCAGAGGAATGGGTACACTTAAGAAAATCTAATACAGAACCTATTATTCGTATTTATACAGAAGCTATATCTCAAGCGAAAGCTGATGCATTAGCTGAAAGATTTATTAAAGAAATAGAAGAAATAATAGCGTAAGTTTTGAATACTAAATATTTAGCAATAGCATTGTTCCTTTTTTCCTTATCTATGAACGCACAAGATAATAAGGTTAAAAAGGTAACTAATAAAGGAAAGTTTTTTGTTTATTGGGGGTGGAATTGGGCAAGTTATTCTGATTCGGATATACATTTTAAAGGAAATAATTATGATTTTACCTTAAAAAATGTAAAAGCTACAGATAGACCTACAAAATTTTCTTTTAGAGATTATTTTAATCCGGGAAGGGTAACAATACCTCAAACTAATTTTAGAATAGGATATTTTTTTAAAGAAAACTATACTATTTCAATTGGAGTAGATCATATGAAATATGTAATGGTACCAAATCAAGATGTGAAAATTGATGGTACTATTAATGTTGGTAATCCAAAGTATGATGGAGTTTATAATAACTCTGATATAAATTTAGCCAGTGATTTCTTACGATTTGAGCATACAGATGGTTTAAATTACGTAAATATTCAGTTATATAGATTCGATGATATAAGTAAGTGGTTTGGGTTAGAACTTGAAAATCTTCAAATTAATTTAACAGAAGGTGTTGGTGTTGGTGTTCTTGTTCCTAGAACAAATACAACATTATTAAATAATGAAAGGCATGATGATTTTCATTTTTCTGGATATGGAGCGTCAGTAGGAGGTGGGTTAAATATTACATTTTTAAAACACTTTTTTATACAAGCTGATATCAAAGGAGGATATATTTATATGCCAAATATAAGAACAACTGTAAATGCTTCTGATACTGCATCACAAGGGTTTTACTTTTTTCAAAACAATATTTTAATAGGAGGTAAATTTAGAATTTAGTTATGAGTTTAGAACTGTACTTTGAAGAATTTAAAAATAATATAGTTGGTATAAACCAAACATTTAAAACACCTTATGGTGAAAAAAAACTTATTTATACAGATTGGACAGCTAGTGGTAGGTTGTATAGACCAATTGAAGAGAAATTATTAAATGAGTTTGGTCCTTTTGTAGCTAATACACATACAGAAACATCTACTTCTGGTGCTGCTATGACTTTAGCATACACTAAAGCTAGAAATATAATTAAAGATCATGTAAATGCTAATAAAGATGATGTTTTAATAACTGAAGGTTCTGGAATGACTGGGGTAGTTAATAAATTTCAGCGTATTCTTGGTTTAAAAGTTTCTGAAAATTTAAAAGAGTATACTCAAATACCTGATGAGAAACGTCCAATAGTTTTTGTGAGTCATATGGAACATCATTCTAATCAAACATCTTGGTATGAAACAATAGCGGATGTAGAAGTTGTACCTTGTGATGATGCTGGATTAGTATGTTTAGAAAAGTTTGAAGAAGTAGTAAAAAAATATAACGATAGACCTATAAAAATAGCATCAGTTATTGCTGGATCTAACGTAACAGGGATTAAAACTGATTATCATAAAATTGCAGCATTAATTCATAAATATAATGGATTGTGTTTTGTAGATTTTGCATGTTCTGCACCATATGTAGATATTAATATGCATCCAGATAATGAAAATGAACATTTAGATGCAATTTTCTTTTCCCCACATAAGTTTTTAGGAGGTCCAGGAAGTTCAGGTGTATTGTTGTTTAATAAAAAACTTTATAAAAATACGATTCCTGATAACCCAGGAGGAGGTACGGTAACATATACTAATCCTTGGGGAGAACACGATTATATTGATGATGTTGAAACGAGAGAAGATGGTGGTACACCTGCTTTTTTACAAACAATTCGTATTGCTTTATCAATACAATTAAAGAATAAAATGGGAACGGAGAGCATGAAAAAAAGAGAGGATGAAATAAATCCTGTTATTTTTGATTGCTTAGAAAGTATAGATGGAGTAAGAATTTTAGCGCCACAACATAAAGATAGATTAAGTATTTTCTCTTTTTATTTTGAAAAATATCATTTTAATTTAGTCGTTAAATTATTAAATGATCATTTTGGAATTCAAACAAGAGGTGGGTGTTCATGTGCTGGTACTTATGGACATTTTTTATTAAATGTAGACCAAAATACTTCTCATAAAATTAAAGATAAAATTTTAGAAGGCTGTAGTACAGATAAACCAGGTTGGGTTCGATTATCAATACATCCAACAATTACTAATGAAGAAGTAAATTATATTTGTGATTCATTAAAGTTATTAGCTAAAAATATTGAGGAATGGTCAAAAGATTATCATTATAGTTTAGCTAAAAATGATTATGTACATAATTCAGTTGAATCAATAGAAAAACAATTAGTTTCTGAATGGTTTGCTATTTAATTTAAGAAATGGAAATATTAGACATTGATTCTTTAGAAAAAGAATATCTCATTATAAAAGAAGATAGACTTAAAGGTAGGTGGATCACTTTTAAAGATATTGAAAGTTTATATTCAAAATTACCTAATTATATTGAATCAAAAATTATAGGTACTTCAGAAAAAGGCACTCCTATTTATAAACTTAAATTAGGAAGAGGAAAGAAAAAAGTTTTCATGTGGAGTCAAATGCACGGAAATGAAAGTACTGGAACAAAAGCGGTTTTTGATTTTTTAAACTTTATAAATGAAAATTCTTCAAAAAGCATAATTAAAACTATTTTAAGTAATATTGAAATTCATATTATTCCAATGCTAAATCCTGATGGAGCTCATGCTTATACAAGAGTTAATGCAAATAATATTGATTTAAATAGAGATGCTGTTGATTTAATAGCTAAAGAAAGCAAGCTTTTAAGGTCTGTTTTAGAAGAAATTAATCCAGAATTCTGTTTTAATTTGCATGATCAAAGAACAATTTTTGGCGTTGAGGGTACTTCAAATCCAGCAACAATTTCGTTTTTAGCCCCTTCAGAAGAAGAATCTAGGCAAATTACTAAGGGTAGAGCAGAAACGATGAATGTGATTATAGCAATGAATAAGTTATTGCAGCAAATCATACCGAATCATGTTGGAAGATATACAGACGAGTTTTATCCAACAGCAACTGGAGATAACTTTCAAAAATTAGGACATAATACTATTTTGATTGAAGCTGGGCATTATCCTAATGATTATGACAGAGAAGAAGTAAGAAAGTTCAATTTTTATGCTTTAATTCAAGGTTTTTTTCATATTTCAACAAATACTGAGTTCAGTAATTATGAAGAATATTTTTCTATTCCTAACAATATCAAGAACTTCTATGATGTTATTTATAGATCAAAAAATAATGAAAAAGATATAGCATATCAGTACGCTGAGAAGATAGAAAGTAATAAATTTGTGCTTACTTTAATTAAGGAGAAAGAAGGAGATTTAAAATCATATTTGTCCCATCAAGAATTTAACATAAATGATTGATCTTTGTTTTTCTTCTAATGAAAGTATATAAAAATTGAAAAAAAATCATATTTTAGCAGTATTACTTGAAATAAAACAAAAATGAAGAAATTTGTATTAGATGAAATAGATCATCAAATCTTAGACATTTTAATAGAAAATGCTAGAACACCTTTTACTGATATAGCTAAGAAGTTATTAGTGTCTGCAGGAACTATTCATGTACGAGTAAAGAAAATGGAAGATGAAGGTATAATAGAAGGATCTACATTGACATTGAATTATGAAAAAATGGGATATTCTTTTATAGCTCATGTAGGTGTTTTTTTAGAAAAAACATCAATGACACAGCATGTTTTAGAAAGCTTAAGATTAATACCTAATGTAACTGTAGCTTACGTTACAGCAGGAAAATATAATATTTTTTGTAAAGTTAGAGCAAAGAGCACAAACGATGCGAAAGATATTATTTATAGAATTGATGACATTCATGGTGTAAATAGAACTGAAACTATGATATCATTAGAAGAAAGTATTAATGATAAAAAGCGTTTAATGCATGCTATTTTTAAAGAAATATAGTTCTTTCTAAAAAAAAAGTAATAAAAAAACTGCCTTTATTTAAAGGCAGTTTTTTTATTGACTAATGTAAAGTAATTTCTAGATATAGAAAATATAGAGTATCATAATAGTTCGGGTTAATTCAATATATTTGAAAAATAAATATTATTTAATATAATGAAATTAACAAATAGAAGTTTACATCGTGACTTTGCTTATTTTTATGTAGGTTTAATTATTGCTTTTTCTTTTTCAGGAATTATTTTAAATCACAGAGAAGATTGGTATCCTATGAATTATACTTTCGAAAGTAAAGACGTTCAACTTAATTTGCCTGAAAACTTAGATTTGTTAACGAAAGAATATATTCAAGAAGAAGTAAGGAATATAGATGAAAAATATGATGGCCATAGAGTAAGAAAGAATACACTTAGAGTATATTTTAAAGGAAATATAATATTAGATGTTGATACAGCTACAGGAAAAGGAATAATAGAGTACAAGAGAAAAGTACCATTATTAGGACATACCATGTATTTACACAAGTCTACTAATAGTTTTTGGATTTGGTATTCAGATATTTTTGGAGTAGCTATGTTATTAATAGCAATTACTGGAGTTTTAATTCCTGCTGGTAAAAATGGTTTTTCTAAAAGAGGCTGGAAATTAGCCGTTTTAGGGATGTTGTTTCCTATAGTATTCTTAGTACTATTTTCTTAAATTTCCCAATTGAATTTATCGAAGATAACTTTCCAATTCTCAGTGAAATTAGATGTTAATTTGATTTCTTTGTTTAAGAAAGGATGAATAAATTCAAGATTATGTGCATGTAAAAATAAGTTGTCACAATCAAAATTTTCAATAAACATCATATTATGGTTTTTATCTCCATATTTTGGATCACCTATTAAGGGGTGACTTATTTTGTTTGTATGTATTCGTAATTGATGTAATCTTCCAGTTTTTGGAGTTAATTTCACTAAACTATACCTTGATGTATCATATGGTTTTACAGGTATATCTAAAATCTTCTGTTTTATAGTTTCAAGTTTAGTTTCTGCCTCTTTGTATACATTTGAATCTCTTCCTTTTACTGGAC belongs to Tenacibaculum sp. MAR_2010_89 and includes:
- a CDS encoding aminotransferase class V-fold PLP-dependent enzyme; its protein translation is MSLELYFEEFKNNIVGINQTFKTPYGEKKLIYTDWTASGRLYRPIEEKLLNEFGPFVANTHTETSTSGAAMTLAYTKARNIIKDHVNANKDDVLITEGSGMTGVVNKFQRILGLKVSENLKEYTQIPDEKRPIVFVSHMEHHSNQTSWYETIADVEVVPCDDAGLVCLEKFEEVVKKYNDRPIKIASVIAGSNVTGIKTDYHKIAALIHKYNGLCFVDFACSAPYVDINMHPDNENEHLDAIFFSPHKFLGGPGSSGVLLFNKKLYKNTIPDNPGGGTVTYTNPWGEHDYIDDVETREDGGTPAFLQTIRIALSIQLKNKMGTESMKKREDEINPVIFDCLESIDGVRILAPQHKDRLSIFSFYFEKYHFNLVVKLLNDHFGIQTRGGCSCAGTYGHFLLNVDQNTSHKIKDKILEGCSTDKPGWVRLSIHPTITNEEVNYICDSLKLLAKNIEEWSKDYHYSLAKNDYVHNSVESIEKQLVSEWFAI
- a CDS encoding M14 family zinc carboxypeptidase, whose translation is MEILDIDSLEKEYLIIKEDRLKGRWITFKDIESLYSKLPNYIESKIIGTSEKGTPIYKLKLGRGKKKVFMWSQMHGNESTGTKAVFDFLNFINENSSKSIIKTILSNIEIHIIPMLNPDGAHAYTRVNANNIDLNRDAVDLIAKESKLLRSVLEEINPEFCFNLHDQRTIFGVEGTSNPATISFLAPSEEESRQITKGRAETMNVIIAMNKLLQQIIPNHVGRYTDEFYPTATGDNFQKLGHNTILIEAGHYPNDYDREEVRKFNFYALIQGFFHISTNTEFSNYEEYFSIPNNIKNFYDVIYRSKNNEKDIAYQYAEKIESNKFVLTLIKEKEGDLKSYLSHQEFNIND
- a CDS encoding Lrp/AsnC family transcriptional regulator, translating into MKKFVLDEIDHQILDILIENARTPFTDIAKKLLVSAGTIHVRVKKMEDEGIIEGSTLTLNYEKMGYSFIAHVGVFLEKTSMTQHVLESLRLIPNVTVAYVTAGKYNIFCKVRAKSTNDAKDIIYRIDDIHGVNRTETMISLEESINDKKRLMHAIFKEI
- a CDS encoding PepSY-associated TM helix domain-containing protein, with translation MKLTNRSLHRDFAYFYVGLIIAFSFSGIILNHREDWYPMNYTFESKDVQLNLPENLDLLTKEYIQEEVRNIDEKYDGHRVRKNTLRVYFKGNIILDVDTATGKGIIEYKRKVPLLGHTMYLHKSTNSFWIWYSDIFGVAMLLIAITGVLIPAGKNGFSKRGWKLAVLGMLFPIVFLVLFS
- a CDS encoding pseudouridine synthase, which translates into the protein MKLEVIYQDEYIVCVTKPNNVVVHHAHHSRNVSDEKSLLQLLDEQIKGKYYPIHRLDRKTSGIILLAKETKFVSKFQNLFTESLIQKTYYGIVRGHSPQSTIIYSPVKGRDSNVYKEAETKLETIKQKILDIPVKPYDTSRYSLVKLTPKTGRLHQLRIHTNKISHPLIGDPKYGDKNHNMMFIENFDCDNLFLHAHNLEFIHPFLNKEIKLTSNFTENWKVIFDKFNWEI